One genomic region from Cucumis melo cultivar AY chromosome 9, USDA_Cmelo_AY_1.0, whole genome shotgun sequence encodes:
- the LOC103503381 gene encoding caffeoylshikimate esterase, giving the protein MFCYKEVLGPPDELRLPPIHSLHSLLTFFSTAKPPSMAHELGFRPSELSFFPRKCISSIDLRENVRLPFTPQRKTIPEPPLRWGSGGCVVVAAKKSPIDGISPELNKIASQKLDSAPARRRVRSAFMELQQQLDHCLFKMAPAGIKTQEWYECNSRGLNIFCKRWFPEPDVHIKGAVCFCHGYGDTCTFFFDGIARHIAASGYAVYAMDYPGFGLSEGLHGYIPNFDQLVDDVIEQYKKFKGRPELKGLPHFILGQSMGGAVTLKIHLKEPKLWDGVVLVAPMCKIADDVKLPEPVLKVLNLMSNVVPKAKLLPKIDLGELALREMKKRKLAVYNVISYDDRMRVKTAIELLKATDDIEKQVEKVSSPLLVLHGAADKVTDPKISRFLYEKASSKDKTLKLYEQGFHCILEGEPDERIFTVLNDIIHWLDSRCSST; this is encoded by the exons ATGTTTTGTTATAAAGAAGTCCTTGGTCCACCAGATGAGCTGAGACTTCCGCCAATTCATTCTTTACATTctcttcttacttttttttcaACTGCAAAGCCACCGTCCATGGCCCATGAACTTGGATTCCGACCGTCGGAGCTTTCTTTCTTTCCCCGGAAGTGTATTTCTTCGATCGATCTCCGCGAAAATGTCCGATTACCCTTCACCCCTCAAAGGAAAACGATCCCGGAGCCGCCGTTGAGGTGGGGTTCCGGTGGTTGCGTTGTTGTTGCAGCGAAGAAGTCGCCGATCGATGGTATTTCGCCAGAGCTTAACAAAATCGCTTCCCAGAAACTGGACTCCGCTCCTGCCCGCCGACGGGTCCGATCGGCTTTCATGGAGCTTCAACAGCAGCTGGATCACTGCTTATTCAAG ATGGCTCCTGCTGGAATCAAGACCCAGGAG TGGTATGAGTGTAATTCAAGGGGCTTAAATATTTTCTGCAAAAGATGGTTTCCTGAGCCTGATGTTCATATTAAAGGCGCTGTCTGTTTCTGCCATGGCTATGGTGATACCTGCACTTTCTTCTTTGATG GAATTGCTAGACACATTGCTGCATCAGGGTATGCCGTTTACGCTATGGACTATCCTGGTTTTGGACTTTCGGAAGGATTGCACGGTTACATTCCTAACTTTGATCAACTAGTTGATGATGTTATAGAACAGTACAAGAAGTTTAAAG GGAGACCAGAATTGAAAGGATTGCCTCATTTCATATTAGGTCAGTCCATGGGGGGAGCTGTTACTTTGAAAATTCACTTGAAGGAACCAAAGCTATGGGATGGAGTGGTTCTTGTGGCTCCCATGTGTAAA ATTGCAGACGATGTGAAACTGCCAGAACCCGTGCTTAAGGTCTTAAATCTAATGTCTAATGTGGTGCCAAAAGCCAAGCTTCTCCCGAAGATCGATCTTGGTGAACTAGCTCTCAGAGAAATGAAGAAAAGGAAACTG GCAGTCTACAATGTTATATCGTATGACGACAGGATGAGAGTAAAAACTGCCATAGAGCTTTTAAAGGCAACGGATGATATCGAGAAGCAAGTTGAGAAA GTTTCATCGCCGTTACTGGTTCTTCATGGAGCTGCCGACAAGGTGACAGATCCTAAGATTAGTCGTTTTCTATATGAGAAAGCATCAAGCAAAGACAAAACTCTGAAACTCTATGAGCAAGGCTTTCATTGCATCCTAGAAGGAGAACCAGATGAAAGAATTTTCACTGTTCTTAATGATATCATCCATTGGCTAGATTCCCGATGCTCCTCAACGTAG